The Deinococcus sp. Marseille-Q6407 genome has a window encoding:
- a CDS encoding GGDEF domain-containing protein, producing MRRNSQPQERIQRLITAGRWLCNRSSQQAYRFARQAVSEAEQGGDEARPLLAQALNLLGTIEIDLGQQGAARSSFRRAREEALRLGDAGLQIKVANNMALLHHTAGEWHSAAQQFLLAQTLSRRSEVQVPPALASIVQANLANLHSRWGDPERTLHLIDAYHLLDDPAEIVRAHAQLGHVNAHLMLAEQCQRLERLDDREQHLQQAEAALNRFPGLPETEFSYYSGRRDLEAQLLAQRGEADRASDLLREALARLRGQFMDGEIDLQLQLSRLLLQRSGQDAQAPNTGELGAAQQEAENLLQAALTLMDRWGKHYLRLEALELLASLYEQQGRMAEALAVMHRITAELRAQAAWPSPSAELSPTPSDLLAGSSTPQTEWQQRLQLAEDLARQDALTGTVNRRGADEALPGLLQQQRPPAHLLHLMLIDLDHFKQVNDNHSHAMGDRVLCSLAGLLQDVAGLDALTARYGGEEFLVALSGARRQEARRVAEQIRLRTMGLSWEGSPVQVTVSVGLTTAAPHDTVSSLLARADEALYRAKHSGRNRVVELPPGA from the coding sequence ATGAGGCGAAATTCACAGCCGCAGGAGCGGATTCAGCGACTGATTACCGCCGGGCGCTGGCTGTGTAATCGCTCCAGCCAGCAGGCTTACCGCTTTGCTCGGCAGGCCGTATCCGAGGCAGAGCAGGGCGGCGATGAGGCCCGGCCGCTGCTGGCGCAGGCGCTGAACCTGCTGGGCACCATCGAGATTGACCTGGGGCAGCAGGGCGCGGCGCGCTCCAGCTTTCGCCGCGCCCGCGAGGAAGCGCTGCGGCTGGGCGACGCCGGGCTGCAAATCAAGGTCGCCAACAACATGGCGCTGCTGCACCACACCGCCGGCGAATGGCACAGCGCGGCGCAGCAGTTTCTGCTGGCCCAGACACTCAGCCGCCGCAGCGAGGTGCAGGTGCCCCCAGCGCTGGCCAGTATTGTGCAGGCCAATCTGGCGAACCTGCACAGCCGCTGGGGCGACCCGGAGCGCACCCTGCACCTGATTGATGCCTATCATCTGCTGGACGACCCGGCCGAAATCGTGCGGGCACACGCTCAGCTGGGCCATGTCAACGCGCATCTGATGCTGGCCGAGCAGTGCCAGCGGCTGGAGCGACTGGACGACCGCGAGCAGCATTTGCAGCAAGCTGAGGCAGCCCTAAACCGCTTTCCTGGCCTACCGGAGACCGAGTTCTCATACTACAGCGGGCGCCGTGATCTGGAAGCACAGCTGCTGGCACAGCGGGGCGAAGCCGACCGGGCCAGCGACCTGCTGCGTGAGGCGCTGGCCCGGCTGCGCGGGCAATTCATGGACGGCGAAATTGACCTGCAGCTGCAACTGAGCCGGCTGTTGCTGCAACGTTCAGGGCAAGATGCACAGGCGCCAAACACCGGTGAACTGGGCGCCGCGCAGCAGGAAGCCGAGAACCTGCTGCAAGCCGCCCTGACCCTGATGGACCGCTGGGGCAAACACTACCTGCGGCTGGAAGCACTGGAACTGCTGGCCAGTCTCTACGAACAGCAGGGCCGGATGGCCGAGGCCCTGGCGGTCATGCACCGGATCACGGCGGAACTGCGGGCCCAGGCCGCCTGGCCGTCTCCCAGTGCCGAGCTCTCGCCCACCCCCAGCGACCTGCTGGCCGGCAGCAGCACGCCGCAGACCGAGTGGCAACAGCGCCTGCAACTGGCCGAGGACCTGGCCCGCCAGGACGCCCTGACCGGCACTGTCAATCGCCGAGGCGCCGACGAAGCACTGCCGGGGTTGTTGCAGCAGCAGCGGCCGCCCGCGCATCTGCTGCACCTGATGCTGATTGACCTGGACCATTTCAAGCAGGTCAACGACAACCACTCGCACGCGATGGGCGACCGGGTGCTGTGTTCGCTGGCCGGACTGCTGCAGGACGTGGCAGGACTGGACGCCTTGACGGCCCGCTACGGCGGTGAGGAATTTCTGGTGGCCCTGAGCGGCGCCCGGCGTCAGGAAGCCCGCCGGGTGGCCGAGCAGATTCGGCTGCGGACCATGGGCCTTTCCTGGGAGGGATCACCGGTGCAGGTCACCGTCAGCGTGGGGCTGACCACCGCCGCCCCGCACGACACGGTCAGCTCGCTGCTGGCCCGCGCCGACGAGGCCCTGTACCGCGCCAAACACAGCGGGCGGAACCGGGTGGTGGAACTGCCCCCCGGCGCCTGA
- the alaS gene encoding alanine--tRNA ligase, producing MTAPDSTTPPLTTADIRRKFLEFFQSKGHLILPGHSVIAPDPTTMFTVAGMQQFKPQFMGAPAVFSQGESKRVTTAQKCVRMDDIENVGRTRRHLSLFEMMGNFSFGDYFKRDTIAWAWEFLTSPEWMGFDRDRLYVTIYVDDDEAFGYWTEDHGLPADHIHRFGADENFWPADAPLQGPNGPCGPCSEIYYDRGPKYGDDTWADYAETRESARFLEVWNLVFPEFDRQGLDENGEPVLAPLPFKNIDTGMGLERVASVVQDVPDFYTNDVFAPLIEKIAELSGRPYEGEQSVSHRVIAEHARSVSMVIADGVALSNTGRGYVVRKVLRRASRHAYLLGLTEPSIYQLVPLVVERMKDGYPELVTEQGRVQAAILAEEERFLRTLEGGMQRLNGLLESLGDEKVLSGEDAFTLYDTYGFPLDLTQEIAAEHGVDVDVTGYEVALERAQETARAGSKFGKSELFDAGAEAVQNLPQTEFVGYDLLDAEGEVLAVLEGEGGTHRTVVLDRTPFYAEGGGEVGDTGRLEWTNAAGERGEGRVLNTHKVGGVFLHEVDVLSGELSQGQRVRGVVGPERAAIQRHHTATHLLHAALRAVLGSGVRQAGSLVAPGRLRFDFTHAAALSAEELAAVETLVSRWVSANFPVHWQEMPIEAAKAAGATALFGEKYGDTVRVVNVEGDVDYQGAAVHSMELCGGAHVRRTGDIGAFVLLSDENVAAGVRRIEALAGEAATAWVRGQLGQLGRAANLLNTGSEGLEDRISGLQGQLRGAEKEVVQLKQQLAEAQMGGGSAGGDIRELGGYRVAAVRLSGVEGGALRGAADKLLESSGADLVVVASDSGLVVKASKDAVARGAHAGQLIGRLAAAGGGKGGGRPDMAQAGVQNADAALAALESALG from the coding sequence ATGACCGCGCCAGACTCCACCACTCCTCCACTGACCACGGCGGACATCCGCCGCAAATTCCTGGAATTCTTTCAGAGCAAGGGGCACCTGATTCTGCCGGGCCACTCGGTGATCGCCCCCGACCCCACCACCATGTTCACGGTGGCCGGCATGCAGCAGTTCAAGCCGCAGTTCATGGGCGCGCCGGCCGTGTTCAGCCAGGGCGAAAGCAAGCGCGTGACCACCGCGCAAAAATGCGTGCGAATGGACGACATCGAGAACGTGGGCCGCACCCGGCGCCACCTCAGCCTGTTCGAGATGATGGGCAACTTCTCGTTTGGCGACTACTTCAAGCGCGATACCATCGCCTGGGCCTGGGAATTTCTGACCAGCCCCGAGTGGATGGGCTTTGACCGTGACCGATTGTACGTGACCATCTATGTGGACGACGATGAAGCTTTCGGGTACTGGACCGAGGATCACGGGCTGCCGGCCGACCACATTCACCGCTTCGGCGCCGACGAGAACTTCTGGCCGGCCGACGCGCCTCTGCAGGGCCCCAACGGCCCCTGCGGTCCCTGCAGCGAGATTTACTACGACCGTGGCCCCAAGTACGGCGACGACACCTGGGCCGACTACGCCGAGACCCGTGAGAGCGCCCGCTTTCTGGAAGTGTGGAACCTGGTGTTCCCCGAGTTCGACCGCCAGGGTCTGGACGAGAACGGCGAGCCGGTGCTGGCCCCGCTGCCGTTCAAGAACATCGATACCGGCATGGGACTGGAACGGGTTGCCAGCGTGGTGCAGGACGTGCCCGACTTCTACACCAACGACGTGTTCGCGCCGCTGATCGAGAAGATCGCGGAGCTGAGCGGCCGGCCCTACGAGGGCGAGCAGAGCGTGTCACACCGGGTGATTGCCGAACATGCCCGCTCGGTAAGCATGGTGATCGCGGACGGCGTGGCCCTCAGCAACACCGGCCGCGGCTACGTGGTCCGCAAGGTGCTGCGCCGCGCCAGCCGGCACGCCTACCTGCTGGGCCTGACCGAGCCGAGCATCTATCAGCTGGTGCCGCTGGTGGTGGAGCGCATGAAAGACGGCTACCCCGAACTGGTGACCGAGCAGGGCCGGGTGCAGGCCGCCATTCTGGCCGAGGAAGAACGTTTCCTGCGGACCCTGGAAGGCGGCATGCAGCGCCTGAACGGCCTGCTGGAGAGCCTGGGAGACGAAAAGGTGCTAAGCGGCGAGGACGCCTTTACTCTGTACGATACCTACGGCTTCCCGCTGGACCTGACCCAGGAGATTGCCGCCGAGCACGGCGTGGATGTGGACGTAACCGGCTACGAGGTCGCGCTGGAACGCGCCCAGGAAACCGCCCGCGCCGGCAGCAAGTTCGGCAAGTCGGAGCTGTTCGACGCCGGCGCCGAAGCGGTGCAGAATCTGCCGCAGACCGAATTCGTAGGCTATGACCTGCTGGACGCCGAGGGCGAAGTGCTGGCCGTGCTGGAGGGCGAAGGCGGCACTCACCGGACCGTGGTGCTGGACCGTACCCCCTTTTACGCCGAGGGCGGCGGCGAGGTGGGCGACACCGGCCGGCTGGAATGGACCAACGCGGCGGGCGAACGCGGTGAGGGCCGGGTCCTGAACACCCACAAGGTGGGCGGTGTCTTCCTGCACGAGGTGGACGTGCTCAGCGGCGAACTGAGCCAGGGCCAGCGGGTGCGCGGCGTAGTGGGCCCCGAGCGGGCCGCCATTCAGCGCCATCACACCGCCACCCACCTGCTGCACGCGGCGCTGCGGGCTGTGCTGGGCAGCGGGGTGCGGCAGGCCGGTTCGCTGGTGGCCCCAGGCCGGTTGCGCTTTGACTTTACCCATGCGGCGGCCCTCAGCGCCGAGGAACTGGCCGCGGTGGAAACCCTGGTCAGCCGCTGGGTCAGCGCCAACTTCCCGGTTCACTGGCAGGAAATGCCGATTGAGGCGGCCAAGGCCGCCGGCGCCACTGCCCTGTTCGGCGAGAAATACGGCGACACGGTACGGGTGGTCAACGTGGAAGGTGACGTGGATTACCAGGGCGCGGCGGTCCATTCGATGGAGCTGTGCGGCGGGGCACATGTGCGCCGCACCGGCGATATCGGCGCGTTTGTGCTGCTCAGCGACGAGAACGTGGCGGCCGGCGTGCGCCGTATCGAGGCGCTGGCCGGTGAAGCCGCCACCGCCTGGGTGCGCGGGCAACTGGGGCAGCTGGGCCGGGCGGCCAACCTGCTGAATACCGGCAGCGAGGGCCTGGAAGACCGCATCTCCGGGTTGCAGGGCCAGCTGCGCGGCGCAGAAAAGGAAGTGGTACAGCTCAAGCAGCAGCTGGCCGAAGCCCAGATGGGTGGCGGCAGCGCCGGCGGGGACATCCGCGAGCTGGGCGGCTACCGGGTGGCCGCCGTGCGCCTGAGCGGCGTGGAAGGTGGAGCCCTGCGCGGCGCGGCCGACAAGCTGCTGGAGAGCAGCGGCGCCGACCTGGTGGTGGTGGCCAGCGACAGCGGTCTGGTGGTCAAGGCCAGCAAGGACGCAGTCGCCAGAGGTGCCCACGCCGGGCAACTGATCGGCCGGCTGGCCGCGGCCGGCGGCGGCAAGGGCGGCGGCCGCCCCGACATGGCGCAGGCCGGCGTGCAGAACGCTGACGCGGCGCTGGCGGCCCTGGAAAGCGCGCTGGGCTGA
- a CDS encoding putative bifunctional diguanylate cyclase/phosphodiesterase, with amino-acid sequence MLARVAEQQGDLGQALELVREQRDLEQTVHTRDVQRRTAALTLQARVGELRHRAEVERLRRVELAEANLILRETEVELRYRATHDQLTGLMNRSWLHERLSQLLEVRAPQEEKGLILVNLDCFREINDRYGYASGDQVLVAVAQRLLALAGDTDLVGRVSGDEFAVLACGIAGAADLNQRAERILRALQESYNIEPYQIELRVSVATVLAPLDSAAAAQLFQNVDLAMTQAKRAAGSRVLAYTPALSVAEAERRRLERELRRAVSGGELTLHYQPQFELPGRHLTGYEALVRWNSSRLGQVSPAAFIPLAEETGVIVELGYWVLHEACRQAATWDFGQRGLSMAVNVSVRQFEQPEFVERVVQTLEECGLPGSRLVLELTESLVLHDKDLAGRHIAALRSHGIRIAIDDFGTGYSSLSLLRQLPFEQLKIDRSFIQDFAGTMQDASFREARVVMEGVTAIARGLGLKVTAEGVETEDQLALLCDLGCDKVQGFLLGRPVPAAEAAGWLAPPLDLDADALESGRRP; translated from the coding sequence ATGCTGGCCCGTGTCGCCGAGCAGCAGGGTGACCTGGGCCAGGCCCTGGAACTGGTCCGTGAGCAGCGTGATTTGGAACAGACTGTGCATACCCGCGACGTGCAGCGCCGCACCGCAGCGCTGACCTTGCAGGCGCGGGTCGGCGAGCTGCGCCACCGCGCCGAGGTGGAGCGCCTGCGCCGGGTCGAACTGGCCGAGGCCAACCTGATTTTGCGTGAGACGGAGGTTGAGCTGCGTTACCGCGCCACCCACGATCAGCTGACCGGCCTGATGAACCGCTCCTGGTTGCACGAACGCCTGAGCCAGTTGCTGGAGGTGCGTGCTCCCCAGGAGGAAAAGGGCCTGATTCTGGTCAACCTGGACTGTTTCCGCGAAATCAATGACCGCTACGGTTACGCCAGCGGGGACCAGGTGCTGGTGGCGGTGGCGCAGCGGCTGCTGGCCCTGGCCGGCGACACCGATCTGGTCGGCCGGGTCAGCGGCGACGAGTTTGCAGTGCTGGCCTGCGGCATTGCTGGCGCGGCTGACCTGAACCAGCGGGCAGAACGCATTTTGCGTGCCCTGCAGGAGTCTTACAACATCGAGCCGTATCAGATTGAGCTGCGGGTGTCGGTGGCGACGGTGCTGGCTCCGCTCGACAGCGCTGCCGCAGCGCAGCTGTTCCAGAACGTGGACCTGGCCATGACCCAGGCCAAGCGGGCCGCCGGGAGCCGGGTGCTGGCCTACACGCCGGCACTCAGTGTGGCCGAGGCGGAACGCCGCCGGCTGGAGCGCGAGCTGCGGCGGGCGGTCAGCGGCGGTGAGCTGACGCTGCATTATCAACCTCAGTTCGAGCTGCCGGGCCGGCACCTGACCGGCTACGAGGCGCTGGTGCGCTGGAACAGCTCCCGCCTGGGGCAGGTGTCTCCGGCCGCCTTTATTCCACTGGCCGAGGAAACCGGGGTCATCGTGGAACTGGGCTACTGGGTGCTGCACGAAGCCTGCCGGCAGGCCGCCACCTGGGACTTCGGGCAGCGAGGCCTGAGCATGGCCGTCAACGTGTCGGTGCGTCAGTTCGAGCAGCCCGAGTTCGTGGAGCGGGTGGTACAGACGCTGGAAGAATGCGGGCTGCCCGGCAGCCGGCTGGTGCTGGAACTGACCGAAAGCCTGGTGCTGCACGACAAGGATTTGGCCGGCCGCCATATCGCAGCGCTGCGCTCGCATGGCATCCGGATTGCCATTGACGACTTCGGCACCGGCTATTCCAGCCTCAGCTTGTTGCGGCAGCTTCCGTTCGAGCAGCTGAAGATCGACCGCTCGTTTATTCAGGATTTTGCCGGCACCATGCAGGACGCTTCGTTCCGCGAGGCGCGGGTGGTGATGGAAGGCGTGACTGCCATCGCACGCGGGCTGGGCCTCAAGGTCACCGCCGAAGGGGTCGAGACGGAAGACCAGCTGGCGCTGCTGTGCGACCTGGGCTGTGACAAGGTGCAGGGCTTTCTGCTGGGCCGTCCGGTCCCCGCTGCCGAGGCGGCCGGCTGGCTGGCCCCGCCACTGGACCTGGACGCAGATGCCCTGGAGTCCGGTCGGCGGCCTTAG
- a CDS encoding response regulator, which produces MPKVLVVDDDAAILKLISVILTRSGHDVRTASHPVEALDLMKVFVPDLVISDVVMPYMTGLDFLEKMREDEKLARVPFMLLSSHAERADIRRGMNLGADDYLPKPFTPADLNGAVEARLRRAGMTLQGESGLKATTLGSAQVTQDGEVVSWVSRKALELFFFLLEHGEVTSWEAAEALWPEKDESRASSLFHTTLHRLRKSLGSDAVTSTNRRYSLSDEVRPEYDVQRFELLAAQAEQGKLGLEELREVVGLYGEYLPGSDGPWIDDVRARLEGLQLSVLDSAAAAAQQAGSHKETAGYLQKALSIDPMGDKHWEQLTAAMEALGDGSRARQASEREMWWDSDFG; this is translated from the coding sequence ATGCCCAAAGTGCTTGTGGTGGACGACGACGCTGCCATCCTGAAACTGATCTCCGTGATCCTGACCCGCTCGGGCCACGACGTGCGGACGGCCAGCCATCCGGTCGAGGCCCTGGATCTGATGAAAGTTTTTGTTCCGGATCTGGTCATCAGCGACGTGGTGATGCCCTACATGACCGGGCTGGACTTCCTGGAAAAGATGCGCGAGGACGAGAAACTGGCCCGTGTGCCTTTTATGCTGCTGTCCAGCCACGCCGAGCGGGCCGATATCCGCCGGGGCATGAACCTGGGCGCCGACGATTACCTGCCCAAGCCGTTTACCCCCGCCGACCTGAATGGAGCGGTGGAAGCCCGGCTGCGGCGCGCCGGCATGACGCTGCAGGGCGAAAGCGGCCTGAAAGCCACGACGCTGGGCAGCGCACAGGTGACCCAAGACGGCGAGGTGGTGTCGTGGGTGTCACGCAAGGCGCTGGAGCTGTTTTTCTTCCTGCTGGAGCACGGCGAAGTCACCTCGTGGGAGGCGGCCGAAGCGCTGTGGCCGGAAAAGGACGAATCGCGCGCCAGCAGCCTCTTTCACACCACGCTGCACCGCCTGCGCAAGTCACTGGGCAGCGACGCCGTGACCAGCACCAACCGCCGCTACAGCCTCTCCGACGAGGTCCGCCCTGAATACGACGTGCAGCGTTTCGAGCTGCTGGCGGCGCAGGCCGAGCAGGGCAAGCTGGGCCTGGAAGAACTGCGCGAGGTGGTGGGGCTGTACGGCGAGTACCTGCCGGGCAGCGACGGCCCCTGGATTGACGACGTGCGCGCCCGGCTGGAAGGGCTGCAGCTGAGCGTGCTGGACAGCGCCGCCGCTGCCGCGCAGCAGGCCGGCAGCCACAAGGAGACGGCCGGCTACCTGCAAAAAGCCCTCAGCATCGACCCGATGGGCGACAAGCACTGGGAGCAGCTGACAGCCGCCATGGAAGCGCTGGGCGACGGCTCACGCGCCCGGCAGGCCAGCGAGCGCGAGATGTGGTGGGACAGCGACTTCGGCTAA
- a CDS encoding amidohydrolase, translating to MPHPRLILAQVLTQAAAPDAPEPHAESVGAEAALVDAGRVLAVGSRTELSARAPGAEVLDHRDLLLTPGLCDAHTHLVTYGFTLSQLGLHGVRSVAEVQRRLAERAACTAPGQWIQGGSFLLSEMGLSGYPSAADLDAVSPHHPVALFSRDLHLLWANSRALELAGIHAGTPDPQGGQIVRTPGLGTLLENACALVARVIPEPSDAEFLAAARAADSDLRARGFVSTHTMAFEPPQAALALQELDRRGELGLRVWACLPHTELDTAARLGLGGSGGGSRFQWGGVKFFSDGALGSRTAWMHAPGYADGSGTGISVDSPELILERGRRALELGLVPITHAIGDRANTEVLKVYQQLRPLADARGLRLRIEHAQHLRAEDLPLFRGLIASLQPSQMPGDAALIHELLPHREDLSFASRSLLNHGAVLAFGSDAPVVPPSAQENFRASVTRTGEGGLQIAPGEALTPEEVLWAHTRGPAIAAGWSDEGWIRPGVRAAFTLWDRLGGEAKALVL from the coding sequence ATGCCCCACCCACGACTGATCCTGGCCCAGGTGCTCACTCAGGCCGCCGCTCCAGACGCGCCGGAGCCCCATGCTGAATCTGTGGGGGCTGAAGCTGCGCTGGTGGACGCCGGGCGGGTGCTGGCGGTAGGCAGCCGCACCGAGCTGAGTGCCCGTGCGCCGGGCGCCGAGGTGCTGGACCACCGCGACCTATTGCTGACGCCAGGGCTGTGCGACGCCCATACCCATCTGGTCACTTACGGCTTTACGCTCTCGCAGCTGGGGCTGCACGGGGTCCGCTCGGTGGCCGAGGTGCAGCGGCGGCTGGCTGAGCGCGCAGCCTGCACCGCGCCGGGGCAGTGGATTCAGGGCGGTAGCTTTTTGCTGTCCGAGATGGGCCTGAGCGGCTACCCCAGCGCCGCTGACCTCGACGCGGTCAGTCCCCACCACCCGGTGGCGCTATTCTCACGTGACCTGCACCTGCTGTGGGCCAACAGCCGCGCTCTGGAGCTGGCCGGGATTCACGCCGGCACCCCGGACCCGCAGGGCGGGCAGATCGTGCGGACGCCGGGGCTGGGCACCCTGCTGGAAAATGCCTGCGCGCTGGTGGCCCGCGTGATTCCGGAACCCAGCGACGCCGAGTTCCTGGCCGCCGCGCGGGCAGCCGACAGCGACCTGCGCGCCCGTGGCTTTGTCAGCACCCATACCATGGCCTTTGAGCCGCCGCAGGCCGCGCTGGCCCTGCAGGAACTGGACCGCCGCGGCGAACTGGGCCTGCGGGTCTGGGCCTGCTTGCCACACACCGAGCTGGATACTGCCGCTCGCCTGGGCCTGGGCGGCAGCGGAGGTGGAAGCCGTTTTCAGTGGGGCGGGGTCAAGTTCTTCTCGGATGGAGCGCTGGGCAGCCGCACCGCCTGGATGCACGCGCCCGGCTACGCCGACGGCTCGGGCACCGGCATCTCGGTCGACTCGCCTGAGCTGATTCTGGAGCGCGGCCGCCGTGCCCTGGAACTGGGCCTCGTGCCCATCACCCACGCCATCGGTGACCGGGCCAACACCGAGGTGCTGAAGGTTTATCAGCAGCTGCGTCCGCTGGCCGACGCCCGCGGCCTGCGCCTGCGCATCGAGCACGCTCAGCACCTGCGTGCCGAGGACCTGCCGCTGTTTCGGGGGTTGATTGCCAGCCTGCAACCCTCACAGATGCCGGGTGACGCCGCGCTGATTCATGAGCTGCTGCCGCACCGCGAGGACCTCAGCTTCGCCAGCCGCAGCCTGCTGAACCACGGCGCTGTTCTGGCGTTTGGCAGCGACGCCCCGGTGGTGCCGCCCAGCGCCCAGGAGAACTTCCGGGCCAGTGTGACCCGTACAGGTGAAGGTGGCCTGCAGATTGCCCCCGGCGAGGCGCTCACGCCGGAGGAAGTGCTGTGGGCCCACACCCGCGGTCCGGCCATCGCCGCCGGCTGGAGTGATGAAGGCTGGATTCGCCCCGGTGTCCGCGCCGCTTTTACCCTTTGGGACCGGCTGGGCGGCGAGGCGAAGGCGCTGGTGCTCTAG
- a CDS encoding homoserine dehydrogenase translates to MQSPTPSHPIHALHQVPVREITLGLLGCGSVGTAVLQLLERRRPVFEEMGVRIRVAGVLVRDAGRPRDVPAGTPLTEDPAFLNECSAVLEMMGGTRRPLELLRPYLQSGRPVITANKALLAECWDELRPYALAGQLYYEASVMAGTPVIGPMSTVLRASTFQSLQAVLNGTCNFILTQMEAGLPYAEALAQAQALGYAEDPPTLDVGGFDSAHKLAVLARFCIGGDFDYQQIEVQGIEALTPEMMQAAAGRGERYKLVAELRRGGAGEGWHARVAPQALPADHALCTAGASRNAMVYEGEECGPLFFAGGGAGGMVTASAIVGDLLDWLIGFPGHVPLHGTER, encoded by the coding sequence ATGCAAAGTCCGACCCCCAGTCATCCGATTCACGCGCTGCACCAGGTTCCGGTGCGCGAAATTACCCTGGGTCTGCTGGGCTGCGGCAGCGTGGGCACCGCCGTACTGCAGCTGCTGGAGCGCCGCCGCCCGGTCTTTGAGGAAATGGGCGTCCGCATCCGGGTTGCTGGCGTGCTGGTGCGCGACGCCGGCCGCCCCCGTGACGTGCCGGCCGGCACCCCGCTGACCGAGGACCCCGCTTTCCTGAACGAATGCTCGGCGGTGCTGGAAATGATGGGCGGCACCCGGCGCCCGCTGGAACTGCTGCGGCCTTACCTGCAAAGCGGCCGCCCGGTGATCACCGCCAACAAGGCGCTGCTGGCCGAGTGCTGGGACGAACTGCGTCCCTACGCGCTGGCCGGGCAGTTGTATTACGAGGCCAGCGTGATGGCCGGCACGCCAGTGATCGGCCCGATGAGCACCGTGCTGCGGGCCAGCACCTTTCAGAGCCTTCAGGCCGTGCTGAACGGCACCTGTAACTTTATCCTGACCCAGATGGAAGCGGGGCTGCCGTACGCTGAAGCTCTGGCGCAGGCGCAGGCGCTGGGTTACGCCGAGGACCCGCCTACCCTGGACGTGGGCGGCTTTGACAGCGCCCACAAGCTGGCCGTGCTGGCCCGTTTCTGTATCGGCGGAGATTTCGATTACCAGCAGATTGAGGTGCAGGGCATCGAGGCCCTGACCCCTGAGATGATGCAGGCGGCCGCCGGGCGCGGTGAACGCTACAAGCTGGTGGCCGAACTGCGCCGGGGCGGGGCAGGGGAGGGCTGGCATGCCCGCGTCGCCCCGCAGGCCCTGCCGGCCGATCACGCCCTATGCACCGCCGGGGCCAGCCGCAACGCGATGGTGTACGAGGGCGAGGAATGCGGGCCGCTGTTTTTCGCCGGGGGTGGCGCCGGCGGTATGGTCACGGCCAGCGCCATCGTCGGTGACCTGCTCGACTGGCTGATCGGGTTCCCCGGTCACGTCCCGCTGCACGGCACCGAGCGCTGA
- a CDS encoding nicotinate phosphoribosyltransferase: MNPVTPTQQKELVSSSALFTDLYQLTMMQGYFLQGMHTQQATFDLYYRKQPYSGGFAVWAGLEPALDYLEGLRFSEEDLAYLGSLSLFRPEFIAALREWRFSGTVTAFREGRIVFPHVPLLSVTAPLWEAQLVETALLNTLNFQTLVATKAARCVIAAASSPHGGEVVEFGARRAQGPNGSLSAARAAFVGGAGATSNVEAGLRYGLPLSGTHSHAWVQSFGSELEAFRAYAKIYPDSTVLLLDTVDTLKSGLVNALTVARELREAGHELKGVRLDSGDLVYLSRRVRAALDEAGFPEVKIIASNDLDEQVISSVIAEGGRIDAYGIGTQLATAGGEGGGALGGVYKLAELSGEPKMKLTGDPIKSNVPGVKRVWRGRDSEGTLSFDVITLGEKPQEGDFVSDPTNPLKHTYLPALDWEDAREVVMREGRRLHTAEDLPAIQARARAEALQLQEGTLRLLNPHHYKVSIGQDVAELRDQTIRAIRADRVGS, encoded by the coding sequence ATGAATCCCGTGACCCCCACCCAGCAAAAGGAGCTGGTCAGCTCCTCGGCGCTGTTTACCGACCTTTACCAGCTCACCATGATGCAGGGCTATTTCCTGCAGGGCATGCACACCCAGCAAGCCACCTTCGACCTGTACTACCGCAAGCAGCCTTATAGCGGCGGCTTTGCAGTCTGGGCCGGGCTGGAACCTGCGCTGGACTACCTTGAAGGCCTGCGGTTCAGCGAGGAAGACCTGGCGTACCTGGGGTCGCTGAGCCTGTTCCGCCCCGAATTCATAGCGGCGCTGCGCGAGTGGCGCTTCAGTGGCACCGTGACCGCTTTCCGCGAAGGGCGAATCGTCTTTCCGCATGTGCCGCTGCTGAGCGTCACCGCCCCTCTGTGGGAGGCACAGCTGGTGGAAACGGCGCTGCTGAACACCCTCAACTTCCAGACCCTGGTGGCGACCAAGGCCGCCCGCTGCGTGATTGCCGCTGCCAGCAGCCCCCACGGCGGCGAGGTGGTGGAATTCGGTGCCCGGCGCGCCCAGGGCCCCAACGGCTCGCTGAGCGCGGCGCGGGCCGCCTTCGTGGGCGGGGCGGGCGCCACCTCCAACGTGGAAGCGGGCCTGCGCTACGGCCTGCCGCTGTCGGGCACCCACTCCCACGCCTGGGTGCAGAGCTTCGGCAGCGAGCTGGAAGCGTTCCGGGCCTACGCCAAAATCTACCCGGACAGCACCGTGCTGCTGCTGGACACCGTGGATACCCTGAAAAGTGGCCTGGTCAACGCGCTGACGGTGGCCCGCGAACTGCGCGAAGCTGGCCATGAGCTCAAGGGCGTGCGCCTGGACAGCGGGGATCTGGTGTACCTCAGCCGCCGGGTGCGCGCCGCGCTGGACGAGGCCGGCTTCCCGGAAGTGAAAATCATCGCCTCCAACGACCTGGACGAACAGGTGATCTCCTCAGTGATTGCCGAGGGCGGGCGCATCGACGCTTACGGCATCGGCACCCAGCTGGCGACGGCCGGCGGAGAGGGTGGCGGCGCGCTGGGCGGCGTGTACAAGCTGGCCGAGCTGAGCGGCGAGCCCAAGATGAAGCTGACCGGCGACCCGATCAAGAGCAACGTGCCGGGAGTCAAGCGGGTCTGGCGTGGCCGCGACAGCGAAGGCACCCTCAGCTTCGACGTGATCACGCTGGGCGAAAAGCCACAGGAGGGTGATTTCGTCAGCGACCCCACCAACCCGCTCAAGCACACCTACCTGCCGGCACTGGACTGGGAAGACGCCCGCGAGGTGGTGATGCGGGAGGGCCGCCGCCTGCACACTGCCGAGGACCTGCCAGCCATTCAGGCCCGCGCCCGCGCCGAGGCGCTGCAGCTGCAAGAAGGCACCCTGCGCCTGCTGAACCCGCACCACTACAAGGTGAGCATCGGGCAAGACGTGGCCGAGTTGCGCGACCAGACCATCCGCGCCATTCGCGCCGACCGGGTGGGCAGCTGA